The sequence GCCCGCAGTTCCTGTTCCAGCGCAGCGTTGCCGGCGTTGCCCAGGCCGCTGACCTCCAGCTTCGACAGCTCGAATGCGGTGGAACCCACCTGGAGCAGTGTCACGCCGGTGCCGGCCGGCGCCTTCAGCTCGAACGCCGGGTCGCCTGCGGGGAGCGCGGACGCATTCCAGCGGGTTGCGCCGGTGGAGGTGAAGGCCGGAGACCCGGGTGCTTCAACGGGTGCTTCAGGCGTCTTGGGGCCCTCAGGGGCGAAGGGGGCAGCGGCCGCTGCGGCGCCGGGGGCCGATTGCGCTCCTGCCCAGCTCCCCGGCAGCGCAGCGGCCAGGCACAGCAGGGCAAGCAGCAGGCGGCCAGGTGCGTTCACGCCCTGTACCTTAGCGCCTGCCTACGCGAGAAGGCTGAGCCGGCCCGGAAATCCCCGGGCTTCTCTTCCTTCCCGGCCCGCAGTCTCCCAAAGGTTTCCGGCAGGGCCACTCATCGCCGCTGGCTGCGCAGGCCCCTAGCCTGAACCCATGACCGAACCGCAGATGGCCTCCTCCGCCGGCCGGCAGGGCATCACTTTTACCCTGGAGGGCCTGGGCGAGCTGGACTTCGTGCAGGTGCTGCGCGATATGACCGCCGACGCCGCCTTTCGCCGCCCGCTGCAGATTCAGGTGCAAGAACCCCGCGCCGGGCAGCCGGGGGCCCTGACGCTGGCTTTCGAGCCGGCCGACCGGCCTCTGGCCCTGGCAGCCATGCAGCGGCTCAAGACCGTGCTGCTGTGCTATGGCGTGCAGGTAGATACGGTGCGGATTCCCGGTGAAGACGGGCATTCCAGCAGCCTGAGCGACACTTAATCCAGCCTGCCGTCTGCTTGAAAGAATAAAGCATGACTTGATATACTGGCACTCAAGTTTCCTGCACGGGGAAACCCTCCGGCCAAGTGGACCGGTGCCCCTGCAGCCCCCCTTCCTTCTCTGCGGACTGCTTCCGCGTTTCAGCTGCTTTTTCGTGGGCCCTGCGCGGCCCCTCTCAATGACCTGCCAGGCAAAAAGGAGTTTCACTGTGCCTCAGTCCTCTTCTTCCCGTATTCCCCGCCTCGTCCCGGTCTGCCCGGTGCGCGGCAGCGTGATCTATCCCGGCATGGTGCAGCACATTGACGCCAGCCGCGCCATTTCCATCTCGGCCATCGAGGCGGCGATGGAGGGCGAAAAGTACATCCTCATCGTCTCGCAGCTGGACAAGGACGTGGACGACCCCAAAGCCAAGGACCTCTACGACTTCGGGACCGTCTGTCAGATTCTGCGGGTCCGCAAGAACCCCGACGGCAGCCTGCAACTGCTGGTCTCGGCCCAGGAGCGCGCTGCTGTCAAGGCGTTTACCTGGAGCGATGAGGGCGGCTATTTCACGGCGGCCCTGCGGATGCCCCGCGCTACGGCCGGCGAAGCCAAGGAGGAGCAGGCCCTGCGCCGCGAGCTGCTGGGCAAGTTCGACGAGGTGGCGGGCGCCGGGCGCATTTCCAGCGAAGCGCAGCAGGTGGCCCACGCCAAGGACGACCTGGGCGAGCTGACCGACCACATCGCCTTCCACATGGATTTCAAGCTGGAAGACAAGCAGGCCCTGCTGGAACTGACCGACATTCCTGCCCGCGCCCGCCGCGTGCTGAGCCTGCTGGACACCGAGCAGGAAGTGCAGGAGGTGCAGGCCAAAATCCGCGCCCAGGTCAAAGAAGAGATTGACAAGAACCAGCGCGAGTATTTCCTGCGCGAGCAGCTCAAGGCCATTCAAAAGGAGCTGCAGGGCGGCGGTGAGGACGGCGAGGAGCTGGACGAAGCCGAGGCTTTCCGCGCCAAGATCGACGAGCTGGGCCTGCGTCCTGAGGTCAAAAAGGAAGTGGACCGCGAAATCGGCCGCCTCTCGCGGATGCACCCTGACGCCGCCGAAGCGGGCGTGATTCGCACCTACCTGACCTGGGTGACCGAGCTGCCCTGGAACAAGCGCAGCGAGGACAACCTCGACATTGAGCGGGCTGCGCAGGTGTTGGACGAGGACCACTACGGCCTGGAAAAAGTCAAGGACCGCGTGCTGGAGTTCCTGGCCGTGCGCCAGCTGCGCAAAGCCCGGGCCGAGCGCGGCGAGATCAGCGCCGAAGAAGTGAACAAAGGCCCCATTCTGGTCTTTACCGGCCCTCCTGGGGTGGGCAAGACCTCCATCGCGCAGAGCATCGCCAAGGCGCTGGGCCGCGAGTACGTGCGGATTGCGCTGGGCGGCGCACGCGACGAGTCCGATATTCGCGGTCACCGCCGCACCTACATCGGCTCGATGCCGGGCCGCATCATTCAGGGCCTGCGCTCGGCCGGCACCAAGAACCCCGTGGTGCTGCTCGACGAAATCGACAAGCTGGGCACGTCTTATCAGGGCGATCCTTCCAGCGCCCTGCTGGAAGTGCTGGACCCGGCGCAGAACCAGCACTTTACCGACCACTACCTCGGCGTGCCGCTCGACCTGAGCGAGGTGATGTTCATCGCCACCGCCAACTATCCCGACCAGATTCCCGAAGCGCTGATGGACCGCATGGAAGTCATCGAGTTCAGCAGCTACATCGAGCAGGAAAAGCTGGAAATCGCCAAGCGTTATCTGGTGCCGCGCCAGCTGGACCAGAACGGCCTGAAGAAAAACCAGATCACCGTGACCGACCCGGCGCTCGAAAAGCTGATCAGCAACTACACCCGCGAGGCCGGCGTGCGTAACCTGGAACGCGAAATCGGCACGGTGGCCCGCAAGGTGGCCCGCCGCATCGCGCTGGGCGATATCAAGCGCGCCCGCGTGACCGATGCGGAACTGGAGCGCTACCTCGGCAAGCCGCGCCACACCCCCGAATCCGAAGCCCCGCAGGACATGGTGGGCGTGAGCACCGGCATGTTCTACACGCCCGTCGGCGGCGACATCCTGTTCGTGGAAACCAGCATCATGCCCGGCAAGGGCGGCCTGGTGCTGACCGGGCAGCTGGGCGACGTGATGAAGGAATCGGCCCGCGCCGCGCTCACCTACGCCAAGACCAACGCTGAGCGCTTCCACATTGACAAGGCTCGCCTGGACGACTCCGAGATTCACATCCATGTGCCCGCCGGCGCGATTCCCAAAGAAGGCCCCAGCGCAGGCGGCGCAATCACCACCAGCCTGGTCAGTGCCCTGACGGGCGTGCCTGCCCGCCGCGACACCGCCATGACCGGCGAGATGACCCTGACGGGCCGCTACCTGCCCATCGGCGGCCTCAAGGAAAAAGTGCTGGGTGCCCGCCGCGCCGGGATTAAGAACATCATCCTGCCCGCCGCCAACGAACCCGACATCGCCGACATTCCCGCGCACCTGCGGGCCAGCATGCAGTTCCACCCCTGCACCACGCTGGACGAGGTGCTGGACCACGCCCTGGTGGGCGGCCTGAAAGCGCTGGAAGGCGAGAGCGTGAGCGGCAGCAGTGCCCCTGCGCCCAAAAAGGGCAGCAAGGGCCGCAGCCGCAAGAGCGAAGCCAACGCGTGAGGGAGGTCTAAGGGTCCAAGAGTCGTAGGGTCAAAGAGCGGATAACTGCTCTCTGACCCTCTTCTTTTTCCCCTTAGACCTTTAGACTCTCAGACCCTTAGACCTCTAGACTGAGAAAGGAAAAACCGCCATGCCAGAGCTCCCCCACACTCCACCTCTCACTTTCCTGGTCGCCAGCCCCCACCTGCGCGGCAGCTTCTTTGGCGACGCCCTGATTCTGCTGCTGGACCACACTGAGGAAGGGGCCGCCGGGCTGGTGATCAATCAGCCGATGGACACCCCCGTGAGCGACCTGCTGCCCGACGCACCGGACGCCAGCGGCACGGCGCTGCTGGGCGGGCCGGTGCAGCCGCAGGTGGGCTGGTGCCTGTACCAGCGTCCCGTGGGCGCAGAAGGCGAGTTGCGGCTGGTGCAGGGCCTGCTGGCCACCACCCACGCCGAAACCTTCGCGCAGGTGCGGGCCAGCGGGCAGCCTTACCGCCTGCTGCTGGGCTACGCCGGCTGGAGCGCTGGGCAGCTGGAGCAGGAAACCCGCGACGGTGCCTGGCTGTGGCTGGAAGAGAGCACCCCGGCCCTGATCTGGGACACCCCGGCCGGAGAATGCTGGCAGGCGGCCCTGGACCGCCTGGGCGTGGACCCCAGCACGGTGGCGAGTGGGGGAGCGCAGGCCTGAGCGGGTCATCTGCGCAGAAGTGAGGCAGGTGGGCCGCCCCGGGGTAAGCTGGCCGTCATGCTTGAACGTCTTCAGTCCCTGCAAGCCGTCCTTCTCAGCATTATCGCTGTCGCCAGTGCGGCGCAGGCGGTCAATGCCTTTTTGCCTCGGCCGGTGATTCCTACGCCTACCCCCACCTGGGAATACATGCAGCTGGAAGTGCCGGCCCAGTTTGCTGCGGGTGTGCAGCAGGCGCTGGCGAAGGACAGCACCCTGAGCGCCGACAACTTCAACAACCGCGCCAAAAGCTACCGCTTCGACGAGGCCAAGCTCAATGAGCTTGGCGGCCAGGGCTGGGAACTGGTGGGGGTGCTGGGCGCGGACGAAACCGTTCCGTTCAAGACTTCCAGCAGTGTGCCGAATGCCCCCGCGACCTGGCAGACCAATGTGCGCCCTGCCGGGGCCACCCTGCTGTTCAAGCGCCCGCTGACTGAGTAGGGAACCTGCTCCGGAGGCCGCGCAGGTGGCACAATAACCCCATGAGCCTGCCCGACGTTCTGTCCCGTATCCGTACTGCCGAGGCCCGCGCCGGCCGCCTGCAAGGGAGTGCCCGGCTGGTGGCCGTGACCAAGGGGCACTCGCTGGAAGAAATCCGGCGAAAGGTGCTGGCTCACGGCAACTTTCCGCTGGGCGAGAACCGGGGGCAGGAGGTGCGCGACAAAGTGGCCGAGTGGACCGAAACGGCGCAGGGTGCCCCGCAGCCCGAGTGGCACTACATCGGGCCGCTGCAATCCAACAAGGTCAAGTACCTGGAGCGCGTGGCCCTGATTCACGCCATTGAAGATGTGGCCCAGGCTGAAACCGTCGCCAGATACGCCGAGAAATGGGGCCGCGCCCCTGGCGTGCTGCTGCAACTGCACAACGGCGAGGCGCAGAAGCACGGCATTGCTCCGGCCGAGTTGTCCGGCGTGCTGGCCGGCGTGCGGGCCACGGGCCTGGACGTGCGCGGCCTGATGGTGATGGCCCCCTACGGCCAGCCGGAAGAAGCCCGCCGCATCTTCCGCGTTGCGGCCCAGCGCGCCCACGACCTGGGCCTGAGCGAGCTGAGCATGGGCATGAGCGGCGACTTCGAGGCGGCGGTGGAAGAAGGTTCCACGCTGGTGCGGGTGGGGTCGGCGCTGTTCGGGGAATAAGTTGTTTTTCCCCGGAAAAATAGGAAAAAGGACCCCGCTGAGATGGCCGGGGTCCTTTTGCTGTTTCGTGCGCTGCGTGGCTCATCAGCCCTGCGCCTCAACCGCATCCTCTCTCAGTTTCCGCCGGCCACCCACGCCTCAGACGCGATGCTGATTTGGCCGTTGCCGGACTTTTGCAGCAGGCCGCCCTTGAAAGGGCCGCCGGTAATGCGGTACAGGGTGTTGGTGTCGTTGCTGGTTTCCTGCTCCAGCTTGCCGAAGTCCTCAGGCTGCAGCTTGGGGCCGTCCAGGTACACCCGCCAGGCGTCCTTCGAGCGGGCTTCCATGGTGGTCTTGGACGCCACTTCGGTGTTGCCGAAATCGTAGCTGGTCACGCCGGCCGCTTCGGACACCTTGTGCTTGTCGCGCGAGTTGATCAGGTCCTGCAGTTCGCCGGTGGCTTCGTTGCCTCCACCGCCGCAGCCCGCCAGCAACAGGGGCAACGTGGCTGTCATCAAAAGGGAATTAAGTTTCATTCCTCTATGTTAGGCGGCATAGGCCAAAGTGCGTACAGGTCCTTTTGCCCGATTCTTTAGGCTGGCGCCATGGGCAACCTCTTTTATCTGATTGGGCCGCCCGGCAGCGGCAAGCGCACCGTGGGTCTGGAATTGTCCCGGCAGACGGGGGCCATGCTGATGGACAACCACATCATCAACGACCCGGTGTTTGCGGCGTTCGGGGCAGATGGCGGAGTCTTGCCGCCCGAAATATGGACTTTTACCCGGCGCGTGCGTGAGGTGGTGCTGGCGGCTGTAGTGGCCGCTCCGGCAGAACTCAGCCACATCTTTACCAACTATCTGGCCGACCTGCCCGGCGAAGCGGAGGCCATAGACCGGTTTGCTGCCCTGGCCCGGCAGCGTGGGGCCGGCTTCGTTCCGGTCTACCTGACTTGCCCCGCCGAGGAGCTGCTGCGGCGCATGCCCCTGCCGGAACGCCGCGCCCGCCTGAAGCTGAACGACCCGGCCGCTTTGCAGGCGGTGCTGGACAAAAATGGGGTCCTGCCCGTGCCGGAAGGCATGCTGTCCCTGGACACTTCGCAGCTGACCCCGGAGCAGGCGGCGCAGGCCATTGCTCGGCACGCCGGCCTAGCGGTTTAGGCCCTGGCCCAGGCCCACCAGCCATCTGCCAGTGCGCCCGCTTCGGCCTGACCCTGGGCCTCCTCGTGGCGGCCCAGGACCGTGAGGGCCAGCACGCCGCTGGGGCTGAAGGCCAGCGAACGGTCCAGCGCTTTGGCCGCGGTGGCCTGCGCTTTGGGGCCGCCTTTGATGTGGTGCTGGGTCAGCGCAATCAGGGCCAGCACGTGCGGGTCGGCCGGCTCGTTCACGATTTCGGCAATCTTGAGGCCCTCGGCCAGCACGTTCAGCGCGGCGTGCAGGCCGGTGCGGCTGCCCGATTCCAGTGCCCCGCGCAGCTCCAGCTCACCCAACAGGGCGATGGCAGCCAGTAGGCTGGGGGCGTCGCCGGCTTCAAAGGCTCTGCCGTGGGCCTGGGCCGCCCGCTCCTGCGCCTGCACAGCGTCGCCGGCCAGCAAGGCGGCGCGGGCACGCATGACCTCGGCGCGGTGGTCGTCCTCACCGCTCAGCAGGGCCAAGGCGGCGTCGCTGTCTCCTAGCCGCAGCTGCGCCGCTGCCTGAAGCTGCCTCTCGCCGGCCTGCGCTGCCCAGCTGGCCGCCAACCCCGGCAGCCCCGCTTGCAAGGCCAGCACAGCGGCGGGGGCCAGCTGGTCGGGCGTCAGGGCACCGCCGCCGTGCGCCAGCTCTTGGCGCAGCTCCGGCCATTGGCTGGTCCGCAGCAGCTCCTGCAATTTTTCGAGGTGAACAGTGTGGCTGGGGTCGCAGTGCTTCACCGTCTCAGTGTAGGTGCTGAACGCCCGGCCAAGGTGACGGTGTTGACACCCTGCCGGGGGCTTGCTAAAGTTATTTCCGCTTGCGAGTGTAGCTCAGCTGGTTAGAGCGCACGCCTGATAAGCGTGAGGTCCCCAGTTCAAGTCTGGGCATTCGCACCACACAAGCTTGAAAGCACCGCGTTCCTGTACAGGACGCGGTTTTTTCGTTGTTCTCGCAGCGAAATCTGGACGTTGTACCGGGTTCAAAAGTCCCAAAGCGTGTGGTCCTCAGCCTCGAAGCGTGGGGTCCCCAGACCAGGACGGGCGCAGGCAAAGTCGGCAAAGTCCGGCGTGCCTGCGCCGTCTCTGTCAGCGCCAGTACTGCGGCGTTTCGGTGGCGGGCAGCAGGGCCAGTTCGTTACCGCCAGCCCGCTCCCGCAGCCCGGCCAGCTCGGAGGCGGTGCGCTCCTCGCCCAGCCAGCCGTGCCAATAGGCGCCCAGTACGTCTATGACCAGGTCCAGGGCGACCGTCTGCTGGTCAGGTTTCGGCGGCGCATAGAGCAAGTCCAAGTCCTTGACCGGGCCGCCGTCCGGGCCACCCACCGGCTGCCAGTAGGCCAGGTCCACCGTCCGTAGGCCCAGGCTATGCAGCACCCGGCGGCGCTGCCCTGCGTCGGTGCCGGCACGGGTTTCGGCGGCCTGCTCGGCAGGGCTCTGACGGCTGGCGTGCACGCTGTCGGCAAAGATACCGGCCCGCCCGTGCTCGCCTGCGTCGTGCAGACTGGCCTCTTGCAGCGCCCGCCCCACGCCCCGGCCACGTGCCGCTGCCGACACGCCCATAAACGAGTTGAACCCCGCCCCCGGCAGCAGGTGATACAGCGTGCCCCCCAGCACGGCGCCGCTTTCGTCCTCGGCCACCAGCAGCCGGTCTTGTCGCTCGGGCCGTCGCCCGGCCACCAGGTCTGGAAACATCTGCGGAGGAATCAGCATGTCCGGCGCGTAGTAGCTGCTTTGCTGAATCCGCGCAAAAGCGTCCAGGGCAGGGTCTGCCGGGTCGGTCACGCGGCGTACGGTCACGGGAGAACGGGTCATGGTTCCAGAGTAAAGCGGGGCTGCACGGAAGAGGGGGCCCACTTCGGCCACCGGA is a genomic window of Deinococcus proteolyticus MRP containing:
- the lon gene encoding endopeptidase La — its product is MTCQAKRSFTVPQSSSSRIPRLVPVCPVRGSVIYPGMVQHIDASRAISISAIEAAMEGEKYILIVSQLDKDVDDPKAKDLYDFGTVCQILRVRKNPDGSLQLLVSAQERAAVKAFTWSDEGGYFTAALRMPRATAGEAKEEQALRRELLGKFDEVAGAGRISSEAQQVAHAKDDLGELTDHIAFHMDFKLEDKQALLELTDIPARARRVLSLLDTEQEVQEVQAKIRAQVKEEIDKNQREYFLREQLKAIQKELQGGGEDGEELDEAEAFRAKIDELGLRPEVKKEVDREIGRLSRMHPDAAEAGVIRTYLTWVTELPWNKRSEDNLDIERAAQVLDEDHYGLEKVKDRVLEFLAVRQLRKARAERGEISAEEVNKGPILVFTGPPGVGKTSIAQSIAKALGREYVRIALGGARDESDIRGHRRTYIGSMPGRIIQGLRSAGTKNPVVLLDEIDKLGTSYQGDPSSALLEVLDPAQNQHFTDHYLGVPLDLSEVMFIATANYPDQIPEALMDRMEVIEFSSYIEQEKLEIAKRYLVPRQLDQNGLKKNQITVTDPALEKLISNYTREAGVRNLEREIGTVARKVARRIALGDIKRARVTDAELERYLGKPRHTPESEAPQDMVGVSTGMFYTPVGGDILFVETSIMPGKGGLVLTGQLGDVMKESARAALTYAKTNAERFHIDKARLDDSEIHIHVPAGAIPKEGPSAGGAITTSLVSALTGVPARRDTAMTGEMTLTGRYLPIGGLKEKVLGARRAGIKNIILPAANEPDIADIPAHLRASMQFHPCTTLDEVLDHALVGGLKALEGESVSGSSAPAPKKGSKGRSRKSEANA
- a CDS encoding GNAT family N-acetyltransferase, with the translated sequence MTRSPVTVRRVTDPADPALDAFARIQQSSYYAPDMLIPPQMFPDLVAGRRPERQDRLLVAEDESGAVLGGTLYHLLPGAGFNSFMGVSAAARGRGVGRALQEASLHDAGEHGRAGIFADSVHASRQSPAEQAAETRAGTDAGQRRRVLHSLGLRTVDLAYWQPVGGPDGGPVKDLDLLYAPPKPDQQTVALDLVIDVLGAYWHGWLGEERTASELAGLRERAGGNELALLPATETPQYWR
- a CDS encoding YggS family pyridoxal phosphate-dependent enzyme, which gives rise to MSLPDVLSRIRTAEARAGRLQGSARLVAVTKGHSLEEIRRKVLAHGNFPLGENRGQEVRDKVAEWTETAQGAPQPEWHYIGPLQSNKVKYLERVALIHAIEDVAQAETVARYAEKWGRAPGVLLQLHNGEAQKHGIAPAELSGVLAGVRATGLDVRGLMVMAPYGQPEEARRIFRVAAQRAHDLGLSELSMGMSGDFEAAVEEGSTLVRVGSALFGE
- a CDS encoding YqgE/AlgH family protein, yielding MPELPHTPPLTFLVASPHLRGSFFGDALILLLDHTEEGAAGLVINQPMDTPVSDLLPDAPDASGTALLGGPVQPQVGWCLYQRPVGAEGELRLVQGLLATTHAETFAQVRASGQPYRLLLGYAGWSAGQLEQETRDGAWLWLEESTPALIWDTPAGECWQAALDRLGVDPSTVASGGAQA
- a CDS encoding AAA family ATPase, whose translation is MGNLFYLIGPPGSGKRTVGLELSRQTGAMLMDNHIINDPVFAAFGADGGVLPPEIWTFTRRVREVVLAAVVAAPAELSHIFTNYLADLPGEAEAIDRFAALARQRGAGFVPVYLTCPAEELLRRMPLPERRARLKLNDPAALQAVLDKNGVLPVPEGMLSLDTSQLTPEQAAQAIARHAGLAV